One genomic segment of Methanothermococcus okinawensis IH1 includes these proteins:
- a CDS encoding FAD-dependent oxidoreductase: MKNMENVKIAVVGCGPAGKSCAIELAKKGFDVDIYEKNKVGGTCLNYGCTYINGLREMADIINNLNLIKNNNYDKNKKIVLEDIISFKELQRKISDIQNKIRLKLENSVTELPNINIYYKEFKDRYENNYDYVVYATGKTYTSEYNGIKCLGYYDIVNLEELPDKILIIGGGTVAAEYASLFSNFGSEVVVYVRSKFLKMIEDKDIREYIYKFIDFRITNNNSELTKLLNDEDYTKILAIGGKPKFETDDYMRIITNKNNNNGKNDKNKIDNDGNKSNNKNNNKNKNFNEKTNEIEKNIYACGDCVAGKGGITPIARMEGRVVAENIYNELNNKPLIKPKYELIPHTIRMDLNISYVGKQTNNYKIIPNSVGKGDFFRVSNHIGINKIYYENNRVVGAISMSPSMEIMPYFAQYLKGIDIYKDFVEIHPSTDPFYSIFRR; encoded by the coding sequence ATGAAAAATATGGAAAATGTAAAAATAGCTGTTGTAGGTTGCGGTCCTGCTGGAAAATCCTGTGCTATTGAATTGGCAAAAAAAGGCTTTGATGTAGATATTTATGAAAAAAACAAGGTAGGGGGCACCTGTTTAAATTACGGCTGCACATATATAAATGGATTGCGGGAAATGGCTGATATAATTAATAATTTGAATTTAATAAAAAATAATAATTATGATAAAAATAAAAAAATAGTTTTAGAAGATATTATTTCATTTAAGGAACTCCAAAGAAAGATTTCAGATATTCAAAACAAAATAAGATTAAAACTTGAAAACAGTGTAACGGAGCTCCCAAATATAAATATATATTACAAAGAATTTAAGGATAGATATGAAAATAACTATGATTATGTAGTTTATGCCACTGGAAAAACCTATACCTCAGAGTATAATGGAATAAAATGTTTGGGTTATTACGATATTGTAAATTTGGAGGAGCTCCCTGATAAGATATTGATAATTGGTGGAGGAACAGTGGCTGCGGAATATGCCTCCCTATTTTCAAACTTTGGAAGTGAGGTTGTTGTATATGTCCGTTCTAAATTTTTAAAGATGATAGAAGATAAAGATATTAGGGAATACATCTATAAATTTATTGATTTTAGGATTACAAATAACAACAGCGAATTAACTAAATTATTAAATGATGAAGACTATACAAAGATACTTGCAATTGGTGGAAAACCTAAATTTGAAACAGATGACTATATGAGGATAATAACTAATAAAAACAATAATAATGGTAAAAATGATAAGAATAAGATAGATAATGATGGGAATAAAAGTAATAATAAGAATAATAATAAAAACAAAAATTTTAATGAAAAAACCAATGAAATAGAAAAAAATATTTATGCCTGTGGTGATTGTGTTGCTGGAAAAGGTGGGATTACTCCAATAGCAAGAATGGAAGGAAGGGTTGTGGCTGAGAATATATATAATGAATTAAATAACAAACCCCTTATAAAACCAAAATATGAGCTTATACCTCATACAATACGAATGGATTTAAATATATCCTATGTCGGGAAACAGACAAATAATTATAAAATAATTCCAAATAGTGTTGGAAAAGGGGATTTTTTCAGAGTTTCAAACCATATTGGAATAAATAAAATATACTATGAAAATAATAGGGTAGTTGGTGCTATCTCCATGTCTCCCTCTATGGAAATAATGCCATATTTTGCACAGTATCTAAAAGGTATTGATATTTATAAAGATTTTGTGGAAATTCATCCATCAACTGACCCATTTTACAGCATATTTAGGAGATAA
- a CDS encoding YqaA family protein — MVDFEIFKAIGFKLVNEYGILGIFLIGFSEPIFQPLPTEIFMIAGIALGLNWIYVLLAGACGTVAGSVVTYYLSSKYGEKLALKLFKEEEYRKGENFFKKYGILGFIVISFTPLPFEIMCWVCGAFEMPFKKYILAVFLSRVIKHGLIVLPFVLWGSTNISDIFKYILGHIHL, encoded by the coding sequence ATGGTAGATTTTGAAATATTCAAAGCCATAGGGTTTAAACTTGTTAATGAATATGGAATATTAGGTATATTTTTAATAGGATTTTCAGAACCAATATTCCAACCATTACCAACTGAAATATTCATGATAGCAGGAATAGCCCTTGGGCTTAATTGGATATATGTTTTACTTGCAGGTGCATGTGGCACTGTTGCAGGTTCTGTGGTTACTTATTATTTATCCTCTAAATATGGGGAAAAATTAGCATTAAAATTATTTAAAGAAGAAGAATATAGGAAAGGAGAGAATTTTTTTAAAAAATATGGGATTTTAGGATTTATAGTCATAAGTTTCACACCACTACCATTTGAAATTATGTGCTGGGTCTGCGGTGCTTTTGAAATGCCCTTTAAAAAATACATTTTAGCGGTATTTTTGAGTAGGGTAATAAAACATGGTTTAATTGTATTACCATTCGTATTATGGGGTTCTACAAATATATCCGATATTTTTAAATATATTTTAGGTCATATACACTTATAG
- a CDS encoding UbiA family prenyltransferase → MKHLKYYLDLMRAKNCLTASFGTIIGGLIASGFNLNLVNNNIYYILIASFIVFLICGFGNALNDIYDIEIDKINKPFRPLPSNKISLKNAKIFSWLLVSFGIIISIFNRICFVIAIINAIALYLYAKKYKKNKIIGNLIVAYLTGSVFIFGGASVNNVGITLILFLCAMFATWSREIIKDFEDTEGDLKEGVMSLPIRYGDKSLYIAGIFLIVAVILSPLPYIMGMFGDIYLIGITICDILFIYSILKLIGAPSKSGAKKSSKNIKYIMNLVLLCFVIGSILK, encoded by the coding sequence ATGAAACATTTAAAATATTATTTAGATTTAATGCGAGCAAAAAACTGTTTAACGGCATCGTTTGGAACTATTATTGGTGGATTAATAGCCTCAGGTTTTAACTTAAATTTAGTGAATAATAATATATATTATATACTTATTGCATCATTTATCGTATTTCTGATATGTGGATTTGGGAACGCCCTTAACGACATATACGATATTGAAATAGATAAAATAAACAAACCTTTTAGACCACTTCCATCAAATAAAATATCCTTAAAAAATGCTAAGATATTTTCATGGTTATTGGTATCTTTTGGTATAATAATCTCCATATTCAATAGGATATGTTTTGTAATAGCTATTATTAATGCCATTGCACTATATCTATATGCTAAAAAATATAAAAAAAATAAAATAATTGGAAATTTAATAGTGGCTTATCTTACTGGTTCGGTATTTATATTTGGTGGTGCATCCGTTAATAATGTTGGTATTACTTTGATTTTATTTTTATGTGCAATGTTTGCGACATGGAGTAGGGAGATAATAAAGGATTTTGAAGATACAGAGGGGGATTTAAAAGAAGGGGTAATGTCTCTTCCAATAAGATATGGAGATAAATCATTATATATTGCAGGGATTTTTTTAATAGTTGCAGTTATTTTAAGTCCATTACCTTATATTATGGGCATGTTTGGAGATATTTATTTAATCGGAATAACTATTTGTGATATATTGTTTATATACTCAATACTTAAATTGATAGGAGCCCCTTCAAAAAGTGGTGCTAAAAAATCATCGAAAAATATAAAGTATATTATGAATTTAGTGCTTTTATGCTTTGTAATAGGTTCAATTTTAAAATAA
- a CDS encoding DNA-directed RNA polymerase subunit K, with translation MKCTKFEKARIIGARSLQISDGAFLTIDTEKYSSLDIAMEEFEKGKIPLKVKSNKQ, from the coding sequence ATGAAATGCACAAAATTTGAAAAGGCAAGAATAATTGGTGCAAGGTCTTTGCAGATTTCTGATGGAGCTTTTTTGACAATAGATACAGAAAAATATTCCTCTTTGGATATAGCTATGGAAGAATTTGAAAAAGGAAAAATTCCACTGAAAGTTAAGTCCAATAAACAATAA
- a CDS encoding aconitase X gives MFLTKEEEKIYNGEYGEVLETCMNLLVSLGDIYGAEKLIPISSAQVSGVSYKTIGEKGLEFLKDISSSNVKVSVPTTLNPAGMDLTNYEKLGFPKKFAKKQLEIIKCFKRMDIELGCTCTPYLSGNVPLFGSHISWAESSAVAYANSVIGARTNREGGPSALASAIIGKTPYYGYHLDENRLPTHIVEVEANITKSSDYGALGSIVGRIVKNGVPYFKFKKLDINNVSSYKSYKLKALGAALAASGGVALYHIENITPEANIVLKRIEKIEGNNCNIEKITITEDDIKNEYESLNSAECPDLICIGCPHCSLEEIKEVVDFILKNNLNKNNKFKCDLWICTSIYIKSISDRMGYTEIIENAGGKIVCDTCMVVAPIEDMDYKNIATNSGKAAKYLPNFCNSNVIYGDIIEILKKGL, from the coding sequence ATGTTTCTTACAAAGGAAGAGGAAAAAATATACAACGGAGAATATGGTGAGGTCCTTGAAACCTGTATGAATCTCCTGGTATCTCTTGGGGATATATACGGTGCAGAAAAATTAATTCCCATATCATCTGCTCAGGTTTCTGGCGTATCCTATAAAACAATAGGAGAAAAAGGTTTAGAGTTCCTAAAAGACATATCTAGTAGTAATGTTAAGGTATCTGTTCCCACAACATTGAATCCTGCTGGGATGGACTTAACCAATTATGAAAAATTGGGTTTTCCAAAAAAATTTGCTAAAAAACAGCTTGAAATAATTAAATGTTTTAAGAGAATGGACATAGAATTAGGATGCACATGCACACCTTATTTATCAGGAAATGTTCCATTATTTGGTTCTCATATTTCATGGGCTGAATCCTCAGCTGTGGCTTATGCAAATTCAGTAATCGGAGCTCGCACAAATCGTGAGGGGGGACCTTCTGCACTAGCATCCGCCATAATTGGAAAAACTCCATATTATGGGTATCATCTTGATGAAAATAGATTGCCCACACATATAGTTGAGGTAGAGGCAAACATAACAAAATCATCCGATTACGGAGCTCTTGGTTCTATCGTTGGAAGAATTGTAAAAAATGGGGTTCCATACTTTAAATTTAAAAAGTTAGATATTAATAATGTGAGCTCATACAAATCATATAAATTAAAAGCTCTTGGAGCTGCCCTTGCCGCAAGTGGTGGTGTTGCTCTGTATCATATTGAGAATATCACACCAGAAGCCAATATTGTATTAAAAAGGATTGAGAAAATTGAAGGAAATAATTGTAATATTGAAAAGATAACCATAACTGAGGATGACATTAAAAATGAATATGAATCATTAAATTCTGCTGAATGTCCAGATTTAATATGTATAGGATGCCCACATTGTAGTTTGGAGGAAATAAAGGAAGTTGTAGATTTTATATTAAAAAATAACCTAAATAAAAATAATAAATTTAAATGCGATTTATGGATATGCACATCGATTTACATAAAATCCATATCCGATAGAATGGGATATACGGAGATTATAGAAAATGCCGGTGGAAAAATTGTATGTGATACCTGCATGGTCGTGGCACCAATTGAGGATATGGATTATAAAAACATTGCCACAAACTCTGGAAAAGCTGCAAAATATCTACCTAATTTCTGCAATAGTAATGTGATTTATGGCGATATAATAGAGATATTAAAAAAAGGATTGTAA
- the coaBC gene encoding bifunctional phosphopantothenoylcysteine decarboxylase/phosphopantothenate--cysteine ligase CoaBC, with translation MHPTKKLKGSKSKLLYGKKIVVAVSSSIAAIETPRLMRELIRHGAEVYCIATEETKKIIGECSLEFGCGNKVFYNITGSIEHVMLYDICDAMVIYPATANTISKISLNIADNIVNTTSTMFFEKKPIFIVPAMHQNMLDTISNHLTNLKNKKNVYIVSPKMEEEKAKVPSIEEVVLEVIKKLNGNEKKNKDGNNNYKNTYKNTNKKVLILSGGTTEFIDKVRVISNLSSGKTGYLLAEAFCRDGFDVEVIYGSGIEPPYYIKSHKVLTAKEMLNNALKYGKDADIIISCAAISDFIPEKQIEGKIKSDKDIVIKLKRNPKVLSELRKAFPNKIIVGFKAEYGLNKDELLNISTKKLKEYNLDYIVANDLSKHYFGDDSNEVILIGKNTLKEFKGKKSEIVEKIKDELVNNL, from the coding sequence ATGCACCCTACAAAGAAATTAAAAGGTTCAAAATCGAAATTACTCTATGGAAAAAAGATAGTAGTTGCAGTATCTTCATCCATAGCTGCAATAGAAACCCCAAGATTGATGAGGGAGCTCATACGACATGGAGCGGAAGTGTATTGTATAGCCACGGAAGAAACTAAAAAGATTATTGGAGAATGTTCATTGGAATTTGGTTGTGGAAATAAGGTATTCTACAATATCACAGGAAGTATAGAGCATGTGATGTTATACGATATATGTGATGCCATGGTAATTTACCCTGCCACTGCAAATACAATAAGCAAAATATCATTAAATATTGCAGATAATATTGTAAATACCACATCTACAATGTTTTTTGAAAAAAAACCTATATTTATAGTTCCAGCAATGCACCAAAATATGCTTGACACTATAAGTAATCATTTAACCAATTTAAAAAATAAAAAAAATGTATATATTGTATCCCCAAAGATGGAGGAAGAAAAGGCAAAGGTTCCCTCTATTGAGGAGGTTGTATTGGAAGTAATTAAAAAATTAAATGGAAATGAAAAGAAAAATAAAGATGGTAATAATAATTATAAAAATACTTATAAAAATACCAATAAAAAAGTTTTAATATTGTCAGGAGGAACTACTGAATTCATAGATAAGGTTAGGGTTATAAGCAATCTATCCTCTGGAAAAACAGGCTATCTACTTGCAGAGGCATTTTGTAGAGATGGCTTTGATGTGGAAGTAATATATGGTTCAGGGATAGAACCACCATATTATATAAAATCTCATAAAGTTCTTACTGCAAAAGAAATGCTAAATAATGCCTTAAAATATGGAAAGGACGCCGATATTATTATATCTTGTGCTGCAATATCTGATTTTATACCTGAAAAGCAGATTGAAGGAAAGATTAAATCAGATAAGGACATTGTGATAAAATTAAAAAGAAATCCAAAGGTATTATCGGAGCTTCGAAAGGCATTTCCAAATAAAATTATAGTAGGATTTAAGGCAGAATATGGACTTAATAAGGATGAATTACTAAATATATCTACAAAAAAACTAAAAGAATATAATTTGGACTATATTGTGGCTAATGATTTATCTAAACATTATTTTGGAGATGACTCCAACGAAGTAATATTAATTGGTAAAAACACACTAAAAGAATTTAAAGGAAAAAAATCAGAGATTGTGGAAAAAATTAAGGATGAATTGGTTAATAACTTATAA
- a CDS encoding HypC/HybG/HupF family hydrogenase formation chaperone codes for MCLAIPCKVVEIYEEDGEKYAIAEYKGVKQKAKLALLENVHIGDYVLIHTGYALEVMSEEDAKISLDTWEELFEALDEMDKIKAEEK; via the coding sequence ATGTGTTTGGCAATACCTTGCAAAGTTGTAGAAATATACGAAGAAGATGGAGAAAAATACGCCATTGCAGAATATAAAGGTGTTAAACAAAAGGCAAAATTGGCACTTCTTGAAAATGTCCATATAGGGGATTATGTGTTGATACATACAGGATATGCATTAGAGGTTATGAGTGAAGAGGATGCAAAAATAAGCTTAGATACTTGGGAAGAACTGTTCGAAGCCCTTGATGAAATGGATAAAATTAAAGCAGAAGAAAAATAA
- a CDS encoding EF-Tu/IF-2/RF-3 family GTPase, whose product MKNIGVGLYGDFKDAGKNLGKKGTSTDITMYNYKQGDDAVFFVEPTKYPEKITPLLYTINMTDYALVFIDEIKPELAETLLLLDMMGVDKGSFVVGEYVDIEQLKAIISNTSMKNFEIRDKDYIKIREDMITLPQEIAGKPDLSFTKIPIDNFFTVRSVGTVILGRVKKGIVKIHDNLRVYPMEHNVMVKSIQVNDKNYDEAPTFSRVGLALKGIKSEELERGMILSNGDLGVSDELTLNMKWNPYVKKELGVGEGYQVAIGLQVVSCKVIEKEKDKITLKLIKPVVYELGEEKAVLIDGSAKIRIIGVSELI is encoded by the coding sequence GTGAAAAACATTGGTGTAGGATTATACGGTGATTTTAAAGATGCAGGAAAGAACTTAGGAAAAAAGGGAACTTCAACAGATATTACAATGTATAACTACAAACAGGGTGATGATGCAGTATTTTTTGTAGAACCTACAAAATACCCTGAGAAAATTACACCATTGCTATATACCATAAATATGACGGATTATGCACTTGTGTTTATCGATGAGATAAAACCTGAGCTCGCAGAAACTTTACTTTTATTGGACATGATGGGTGTAGATAAGGGTTCTTTTGTTGTTGGTGAATATGTGGATATAGAGCAATTGAAGGCTATAATATCCAATACATCCATGAAAAATTTTGAAATTAGAGATAAGGATTATATCAAAATAAGGGAAGATATGATAACACTTCCACAGGAAATTGCAGGAAAACCAGATTTGAGCTTTACAAAAATACCAATAGATAATTTTTTCACAGTGAGAAGTGTGGGGACTGTTATATTGGGTAGAGTTAAAAAAGGGATTGTAAAGATTCACGATAATTTGAGGGTTTATCCAATGGAGCATAATGTAATGGTAAAAAGCATACAGGTAAATGATAAAAATTACGACGAAGCACCAACATTTTCAAGGGTGGGGCTTGCATTGAAGGGTATAAAATCCGAAGAGCTTGAAAGAGGTATGATATTATCAAATGGCGATTTAGGGGTATCCGATGAACTTACACTTAATATGAAGTGGAATCCTTATGTTAAAAAGGAGCTCGGTGTAGGTGAAGGTTATCAGGTAGCAATTGGATTACAGGTTGTAAGCTGTAAGGTAATAGAAAAAGAAAAGGATAAAATTACATTAAAATTAATTAAACCAGTAGTTTATGAACTAGGGGAAGAAAAAGCTGTTCTTATAGATGGAAGTGCAAAAATTAGAATAATAGGAGTGTCTGAATTGATTTAA
- a CDS encoding 4Fe-4S dicluster domain-containing protein, which produces MSVTIDYNKCNGPECAECVNACPMEVFEIQGDKVVVVREEDCTFCLVCEDVCPTGAVKVKED; this is translated from the coding sequence ATGAGTGTAACAATTGATTATAATAAATGTAATGGTCCAGAATGTGCAGAATGCGTAAATGCATGCCCAATGGAAGTATTTGAAATTCAGGGCGACAAAGTAGTGGTAGTTAGAGAAGAAGACTGCACATTTTGTTTAGTATGTGAGGATGTATGTCCAACAGGTGCAGTAAAGGTTAAAGAAGATTAA
- a CDS encoding glutamine--fructose-6-phosphate aminotransferase, whose product MCGIIGYIGNRKASEILLKGLKRLEYRGYDSCGIGIIDNNNLIIKKDVGRVEEVAKKEDFLGLNGNVAIGHNRWATHGHVSKENAHPHTDCKAELCIVHNGIISNYKKLKKELISKGHKFKSQTDSEVIVHLIEEELKKYKNPSEEDYINAVKEVSKKLEGSYAILILNKNFPHLLVGLKNESPLILGVKEDECFLGSDISAFLEWTKEIIPLEDGDIVVLRKYNPNNNCNSSKINNKSINNKNNNKSDKIGAVSVSYSIYNKNNNITNERKKITINWDIESAEKAGYDHFMLKEIMEEPDVVKNSSIICNDEIKELAKALHEYNRIYIVAMGTSLHASMIAEYWFSKLNKLVIACDSSEFLIKGIVDKNTLVIGITQSGETYDTVKAIKYAKEKGAKTATIVNVLGSTATREADITIMMGSGIEISVCATKTYLSQLMILYRLFIEYGEIIGKDMSLYRNELKNIPEYIKEVISEKERINIKNIAKKLTAKNYIFISKGINLPNALEGALKFKEITYLHAEGMSSGFLKHGTISLIDENMDTIALVPPSNSNLFNSVVSNIEEIKARNGKVVGISPVDIDMVDYLIKIPNVLEEVSPFVYAPACQLLAYYKAVELGRDVDKPRGLAKSVTVE is encoded by the coding sequence ATGTGCGGAATAATTGGATATATTGGAAACAGAAAAGCGTCTGAAATCCTATTAAAAGGATTAAAAAGATTGGAATATAGGGGTTATGATAGTTGCGGAATTGGAATAATCGATAACAATAACTTAATTATAAAAAAGGATGTGGGAAGGGTAGAAGAAGTTGCTAAAAAAGAGGATTTTTTGGGATTAAATGGAAATGTTGCCATAGGTCATAATAGATGGGCTACGCATGGACATGTATCAAAAGAAAATGCCCACCCTCATACCGATTGCAAGGCTGAGCTCTGTATTGTTCATAATGGAATTATAAGCAACTATAAAAAATTAAAAAAAGAACTTATAAGCAAAGGTCATAAATTTAAATCCCAAACGGATAGTGAGGTAATAGTCCATTTAATCGAAGAAGAATTGAAAAAGTATAAAAATCCATCAGAAGAAGATTATATAAATGCAGTCAAAGAAGTTTCAAAAAAATTGGAGGGTTCCTATGCAATATTAATATTAAATAAAAACTTTCCACATTTACTTGTTGGATTGAAAAATGAAAGTCCTCTTATTCTTGGAGTAAAAGAGGATGAATGCTTTTTAGGAAGTGATATTTCGGCATTTTTAGAATGGACAAAAGAAATAATACCTTTGGAAGATGGAGATATAGTAGTTTTAAGAAAATATAATCCAAACAATAATTGTAATAGTAGTAAGATTAATAATAAAAGTATTAATAATAAAAATAATAATAAAAGTGATAAAATAGGGGCAGTATCAGTATCATATAGTATATACAATAAAAACAACAATATTACAAATGAAAGAAAAAAAATTACCATAAATTGGGATATAGAAAGTGCAGAAAAAGCAGGATATGACCATTTTATGTTAAAAGAGATTATGGAGGAGCCTGATGTTGTTAAAAATTCTTCAATAATATGCAACGATGAAATAAAGGAACTGGCAAAAGCACTTCATGAATACAATAGGATATATATCGTTGCTATGGGAACTTCACTTCATGCTTCAATGATAGCAGAATACTGGTTTTCAAAATTAAATAAATTAGTAATAGCCTGTGATTCATCTGAATTTTTAATAAAAGGTATAGTTGATAAAAACACCTTGGTAATAGGCATAACCCAAAGTGGTGAAACATACGACACAGTAAAAGCTATAAAATACGCCAAAGAAAAAGGAGCTAAAACTGCCACAATAGTAAATGTATTAGGTTCCACAGCAACAAGAGAGGCTGATATTACCATTATGATGGGCTCGGGTATTGAAATATCCGTCTGTGCAACAAAAACCTACCTATCCCAATTGATGATACTGTATAGATTATTTATTGAGTATGGGGAAATAATTGGAAAAGATATGAGTCTGTATAGAAATGAACTTAAAAATATCCCAGAATATATAAAAGAAGTTATATCTGAAAAGGAAAGAATAAATATAAAAAATATAGCCAAAAAACTAACAGCCAAAAACTACATCTTTATATCCAAAGGAATAAATTTACCAAATGCATTGGAGGGAGCTCTGAAATTTAAAGAAATTACCTACTTACATGCCGAAGGTATGAGCAGTGGATTTTTAAAACACGGCACAATATCGTTAATCGATGAAAATATGGATACCATCGCCTTAGTTCCACCTTCAAATTCAAATTTATTCAATTCTGTGGTGTCAAATATTGAGGAGATAAAGGCAAGAAATGGAAAGGTAGTCGGTATATCACCAGTGGATATCGATATGGTTGATTATTTAATAAAAATACCTAATGTATTGGAAGAAGTAAGTCCTTTTGTTTATGCTCCTGCCTGTCAATTATTGGCATATTATAAAGCAGTAGAGCTCGGAAGAGATGTGGATAAACCAAGAGGTCTCGCAAAAAGTGTCACGGTTGAATAG
- a CDS encoding UPF0179 family protein, producing the protein MKKRITLIGSNIAKTGNEFIYCGLLKECESCRFKKICHDGLVKGRRYRIVSVRSANHPCKVHEGGVKVVEVEPVKDIIILIESKKALEGLTISHRDIQCNNILCKNYMLCHPEGICNKYKILKVFDEKVKCPKGYSLKKVLVSPIDDKPEKP; encoded by the coding sequence ATGAAAAAGAGGATTACATTGATTGGTAGCAATATAGCAAAAACAGGAAATGAATTTATTTATTGTGGTTTGTTAAAAGAATGTGAATCGTGCAGATTTAAAAAAATCTGTCATGATGGGTTGGTGAAAGGAAGAAGATATAGAATTGTAAGTGTGAGGTCTGCCAACCATCCATGTAAGGTTCATGAGGGAGGGGTTAAGGTCGTGGAGGTGGAGCCTGTAAAAGATATTATTATATTAATAGAATCAAAAAAAGCATTAGAAGGGCTTACCATATCCCATAGAGACATACAGTGCAATAATATCTTATGTAAAAATTATATGTTGTGTCATCCAGAGGGTATTTGCAACAAATACAAGATATTGAAAGTGTTCGACGAAAAGGTAAAATGTCCAAAGGGGTATTCGTTAAAAAAGGTTTTGGTATCTCCTATTGATGATAAACCTGAGAAACCTTAA
- a CDS encoding TIM barrel protein encodes MLNFGTAGIPINVKPRTTIGAFDFLKKIGLNAMEIEFVRGVNIKEEKAEELKDYSNDIILSVHAPYYINLNAKEPEKVKSSMDRIINSAKIISIFGKKSKKNKNVVFHPGYYLKQDKNKVYRTMVKNINTILSYLTENKINAMLRPETTGKISQFGNVDELIRLSEELNILPCIDFAHIYARSLGKINDYDSFYKIMENMENTLGKKAINDMHVHLSGIEFGKGGEKNHLPLDNSNFNYKDVLKILKDFNTSGTVICESPRMEYDALILKRVYMEL; translated from the coding sequence ATGCTAAACTTTGGAACAGCGGGGATACCCATAAATGTAAAACCAAGAACCACCATTGGGGCTTTTGATTTTTTAAAAAAAATAGGTTTAAATGCCATGGAAATAGAATTTGTAAGGGGGGTTAATATAAAAGAAGAAAAGGCGGAAGAATTAAAAGATTATTCAAACGATATCATATTAAGTGTTCATGCCCCTTATTATATAAATCTAAATGCAAAAGAGCCGGAAAAGGTTAAAAGTAGCATGGATAGAATAATAAATTCGGCAAAGATAATAAGCATATTCGGAAAAAAATCCAAAAAAAATAAAAATGTAGTTTTTCATCCAGGGTATTATCTTAAACAGGATAAGAACAAAGTATATAGAACCATGGTTAAAAATATAAACACAATATTAAGTTATTTGACTGAAAATAAAATAAATGCAATGTTAAGACCAGAAACTACGGGAAAAATAAGTCAATTTGGAAATGTAGATGAATTAATAAGATTATCCGAAGAACTAAACATATTGCCCTGCATAGATTTTGCCCATATATATGCGAGAAGTTTGGGAAAAATAAATGACTATGATTCCTTTTATAAAATCATGGAAAACATGGAAAATACCCTTGGAAAAAAAGCCATAAATGATATGCATGTCCATTTATCTGGTATAGAGTTTGGAAAAGGTGGAGAAAAAAACCATCTTCCTTTGGATAACTCCAATTTTAACTATAAAGATGTATTAAAGATATTAAAGGATTTTAATACTTCAGGAACGGTAATATGTGAAAGTCCAAGAATGGAATATGATGCATTGATTTTAAAAAGGGTTTATATGGAGCTTTAA